The Streptomyces sp. NBC_00775 genome includes the window CGCCGGACACCGAGGCCCCGACCGCGCCCGCCAAGGTCACCGCGAGCGCCACCAACACCTCGATCGTGCTCTCCTGGGACGCCTCCACCGACAACACGGCAGTGACCAAGTACCAGGTCACCCGCACCGGCGGCACCCAGGGCACGGTCGTCACCGACGTCGGCTCAACGGTCTACTCGGACACGGGACTTGAGGAGAAGACCACCTACACGTACACCGTGAAGGCCGTCGACGCGGCAGGAAACACCTCGCCCGCCTCCACCGAGGCCACCGCGACCACCGGAGAGAAGGCGCCCGAGCCGGCCTCCGGCACACCGCTCGGCACGGACCCCCGCAAGGACCCGATCTACTTCGTCCTCACCGCCCGCTTCTACGACGGCGACAGCTCCAACAACCGCGGCGGCAGCCAGGACGTGAAGTCGGGCAACGCCGCGAACAACGACCCCATGTTCCGCGGCGACTTCAAGGGCCTGGTCGACAAGCTCGACTACGTCAAGGCGCTCGGCTTCTCGGCGGTCTGGATCACCCCGGTCGTCCTCAACCGCTCGGACTACGACTACCACGGCTATCACGGCTACGACTTCTACAAGGTCGACCCGCGCCTGGAGTCGGCCGGCGCCTCCTACCAGGACCTGATCAACGCGGCCCACGCCAAGGGCATGAAGATCTACCAGGACGTCGTCTACAACCACAGCTCCCGCTGGGGCGCCAAGGGCCTGTTCACGCCCACCGTGTACGGGGTCCGCGACACCGAGTGGAGCTGGTACTACGACGAGAAGAACGAGGGCTTCGAGTACGACGGTCTGACCGTCGAGCCCAAGTCCGGGAAGTCGTACTACAACGGTGACCTGTGGTCGACGGCCGAACCCTCCGGCAACACCTGCCTCAACTGGGGCAAGCCCACCGGCTCCAAGAGCTCCGAGGGCTACACGCTCTACAACTGCCAGTGGCCCAGCCCCACGTCGGGCATGTTCCCGAAGGCGTACTACCACCAGTGCTGGATCGGCAACTGGGAGGGCGAGGACTCGCGTTCCTGCTGGCTGCACGAGGACCTGGCCGACTTCAACACCGAGAACACCACCGTCCAGAACTACCTGATCGGCGCGTACGACAAGTACATCGACATGGGCGTCGACGGCTTCCGCATCGACACCGCCGTACACATTCCGCGCGTCACCTGGAACCGCCGTTTCCTGCCCGCCATCTACGACCGGGTCACCCAGAAGTTCGGCACCGACGCGGCGAAGAACTTCTTCGTCTTCGGCGAGGTCGGCGCGTTCGTCAACGACAAGTGGAACCGCGGATCCGTCAACCACTCGGCGCAGTTCTACACCTGGAAGGAGCGCAAGGAATACAGCGCGGACGACGAAGCGGCGGCCATCGAGCAGTACAACTACGAGGAACAGCTGGGCACGGGTAATCAGCCCACGTCCACCAACGCCTTTCTGAGCGGCAACAGTTACCACACCCCGGACCGCAGCCAGTTCTCCGGCATGAACATCATCGACATGCGCATGCACATGAACTTCGGTGACGCGCAGAACGCCTACAACAACGGCAAGGACTCCGACGACTCCGTCAACGACGCGACGTACAACGTCGTCTATGTCGACAGCCACGACTACGGCCCGAACAAGTCGAGCACCCGCTACAGCGGCGGCACCGACGCGTGGGCCGAGAACATGGCGCTGATGTGGACCTTCCGGGGGATCCCCACGCTGTACTACGGCTCGGAGATCGAGTTCCAGAAGGGCAAGCAGATCGACTGCGGCCCGACCTGCCCGCTGGCGACCACCGGCCGCGCGTACTACGGCGACCACCTCGCCGGATCGGTCACGGCCTCCGGCTTCGGCACGGTCGACTCCGCGAGCGGCGAGGTCGCCACGACGCTCGCCCAGCCCCTGGTCAAGCACCTCCAGCGACTCAACCAGATCCGCCGGGCGATCCCGGCCCTCCAGATGGGCCAGTACTCCACCGACGGCATCAGCGGCTCGATGGCCTTCAAACGCCGCTACACCAGCGGTTCGACGGACAGCTTCGCGCTCGTCACGGTCACCGGCGACGCGACGTACACCGGCATCCCGAACGGCACCTACACAGACGCCGTCACCGGTGACGTGAAGACCGTCTCGAACGGCACGCTGTCCGTGGCGGCACCCGGGAAGGGCAACCTCCGGGTGTACGTGCTGAACGGGCCCGGGAAGATCGGAAGCGACGGGCCGTACCTGAAGTAGCCGTGCGGGGCCCGGACTTCGGGAGTCCGGGCCCCCCACCCGTGTCAGATGCGGTCCGCCGCGATCAGCAGATAGTGGAAGCTTCCCTCCTTGTACGCCGTCAGGAACGCCTCCTCGATCCCCGTCGCCACCTCGGACCTGGCCCGCAGCTCCCAGTAGGGGATGGTCGCCGCCGTGAGGTCGACGACATTGATCGGTACGAGGCCGTTCGCGGACAGCGCCTTGAAGTACTCACTGCGCGAGTGGATGTTGCAGGTGTAGTGCTCGTCGATCTTGCTGACGGCCTTGGAACGCAGTCCCTGGACGTCGTTCGAGCAGCCGGTGATGCACACATACCGGCCGCCGTACTCCAGCAGCCGCGCGAACTCCCCGTAGAGCTCGAAGAGATCGACGTACATCGTGGTCTCGTTGGTCCAGATGGCCCGGCGCGAGCCGGTGTCGAAGCCCGTGCCGAGCATGTTGCGGAAGTGGAAGCCCACCTTGTCGGTGACGCCCCGCCGCGCGGCCTGCTCGTTCGCGAAGGACACCTGCTGCTGCGAGATGCTGACGCCGTCCACGGAGCAGCCGAAGCGGGCGTTGGCCATGATGCTGGTACCGCCGCGGCCCGAGCCGGCGTCCAGCAGACGGTGCTCCGGACGGATCTCGCCGAGATGGTCGAGGAGGACGTCCGCCTGCGCGGTCTCCAGGCGGTGCATCTCCTCGATCATGCGCTGCTCGCGGGTCTCGGCCGGGCCTTCCAGGACGGACGGGTCGTAGTCGCCGAGGCCGTAGTGGTGGTGGTAGAGGTCGTCGATCTCGCCGAGCTTGAGGTTGACGTCGTTCTTCTCCGCGTTCCAGTAGTTGGCGACCGACTTCTGGTACGCGGTGCGCAGGACGTTGGCCACGGTGTTTTCCGTTTCGGTGACAGACATGCTGAAGCGATCTCCTTGCGACAAGAGGGATTTCGGGATGTCAGGCGGCGGTGGCGTAACGGGCGCTGCCCGCGTGCCATTCGCGGCTGCCGCCGAGCCAGGCCCAGGTGCCGGCCAGGAAGCGGCGGAGCTCGGGGGAGCCGGCGAGGGCGAGCGCGGCCGCCTCGGCCTCGAAGGTGTGCATGAGCTCGTTGTGGATCTCGACGGTGCGGTCGACCGCCTCCTCCAGGGAGCACTGGTCCTCGGACACGATCAGCCGGGGCAGGCTGGTGTCGGTGGGGTCCTCCTTGCCCATGGAGTACAGGTCGTTGACGATCACGCTCGCCGAGCCCGCCATGGTGAACGCGCGGCGCACCCGCGGATCGGCGAACTCGCCGTACGGCAACTCGTATCCGGCGACCGCGTCGATCAGCACCATGCACGGCACGAAGCTGTTCTCGTGCCGGTGCATCAGGAACTCCCAGACCGGCGGGGTGTGTTCGGCCGTGTGCCAGACGCCTTCCTGGTTGTACGCGACGAACATGATCGCCAGCTCGTGGCGGAGCCGGCGCACCTGTGACGTTGTCGCGTACCGGGCGAGGTTGCCGAGACTCGAGCGGAGGGCGCGCATGACGGGGTCCGCCCGGACCACCTCCTCCAACTGCGGTGCGTACCCCAGCGGGAGGTGCGCCTGGTCGATCACGGAGTGGGCGATGGCGAGGCGCTGCCCCAGCAGTTCGTGCCGGGCCTCCTCCACCTCTCCGTCCACATAGTGGTCGTCTACGGCCCACTCCGCGAGCGCGCACTTCGCCGCCGCGAGCAGCCGGTCGGGGTCGTCCGACTCCGGGTGCGCCAGCATGATCAGCCGTCCGAAGTCGGCCTTGCGGATCTTGTCGAGCTGACCGGGATAGATCCCGACCTCCTCGGCCCACTCGACCAGCCGCTCGGTGACGGTCTCGCCGAGGGCGGGGTCGTCACGGAGGGCGGGTGGACAGTACAGCCGCGAAGCCGGCTCGACGGAGGGCGGCTCCCGCGGTGGTGGTGCTTCCGTGGTGAACGTCCGGGCGGCCGAAGTACCCAGCCCGGTGGGACCGGTGAGCAGGCCCGGCGTCGACAGTCGTACGACATCGGGCCGCGGCGGCAGGGTCGGCCGGGGGATCCGTGCCGCGGAGGTGCCCAACCCCTTCGGCGTGGACGGCAGTTGCGGGGTGCCCGAGGGCTGCGGGTCGAGCGGAAGCCGCGGTTCGGCCGTCACCCGCGCCGACAGCAGTGCCGTCACGACCTCCGCCAGCTCATGGGTCGCCGGAGGCGCAAGGGTTCTGGAGATGAGGGACACCGGCGTCAGCTCCCGCTCGCGCGGGAGACCTCGACGTTCTCCAGGATGCCGAGGGCGTCCGGCACCAGCACCGCGGCCGAGTAGTAGGTGCTGACCAGGTACGAGATGACCGCCTGCTCGTTGATGCCCATGAACCGTACGTTCAGCGCCGGTTCGACCTCGTCCGGGATCCCCGTCTGGTACAGCCCGATGACACCCTGGTCGTCCTCGCCGGTGCGCAGGGCGAGGATCGACGACGTACGGGCCCGGCTGACCGGGATCTTGCCGCACGGAAGCAGCGGCACTCCGCGCCACGCGGGCAGATGATGGCCGTTGAGCTCGACACCGCCGAAGTAGAGGCCGCGCTTGTTGCACTCCCGGCCGAACGCGGCGATCGCCCGCGGGTGGGCGAACAGGAAGCGGGTGCCGCGCCGCATGCTGAGCAGCTCGTCCAGGTCGTCGGGTGTCGGCGGCCCGGAACGGGTGGAGATCCGCTGGTCGTAGTCGGCGTTGTGCAGCAGCCCGAAGTCCGCGTTGTTGACCAGCTCGTACTCCTGGCGCTCACGCAACGCCTCGACGGTCAGCCGCAGTTGCTGCTGGGTCTGGTCCATCGGCCGGCTGTAGAGATCGGCGACCCGGGTGTGCACCCGCAGCACGGTCTGCGCGACGCTCAACTCGTACTCGCGCGGCCGCAGTTCGTAGTCCACGAACGTGCCGGGCAGCTCCGGCTCGCCCACATGCCCCGAGCTGAGCGCGATGTCGGCCTCGCCCGAGCGGTTGCGCGGCCGGTACCCGTCGGAGCCGGCCCGCTCTACATGCGCCCGCAGCCCGTCGTACCGCTCCGCCACCGCCTGGTACGCCGCGTGCGGCAACGCGAGCACCGTGGTGGCCGTCGCCGCGCGGGCCGTGAAGTCCCAGGCCCCGTCCAGCCCGGCGAGCACATGCCCGCCGAAGGTGTCGCCGTCGGCCAGCAGACCGACGACCGCCTCGTCCCCGTAGGGACCCGCTCCGACCTTCTCCACCTTGCCGTGCGCGACGAGGTACACATGGTCGGCCGTCGCGCCGGCCTCCACGATGAGCTGGCCGGGCTCGTACTCCCGCTGCTCGAACCGGTCCGCCAGCGCGCCCAGTGTTCCGCCGTCCGAAAACCCGCGCAGCAGCGGGAGTTCGCCCAGCTCCGCCGGGACGACCCTGACCTGCGCTCCGGTCTTCACGAACGTCATCCGGCCGTCGCCGACCGTGTACGAGAGCCGTCTGTTCACGCGGTACGTGCCGCCCGGCACGTCCACCCAGGGCAGCATGCGGGTCAGCCACCGCGAACTGATGCCCTGCATCTGAGGTTCGGACTTGGTCGTCGTCGTCAGGTTCCGTGCCGCGGCTGTCCCGAGGCTCTGTTGCTCCCGATCCTCGGCGCCCGCCGCGGGCGCCGTATCGGTCTCGACCGACATGGGTTCCTTCTCTCCTGTCGCACCGGTGACAGTACGCTTCCGGACTGTCACGTTCCGCGCCTACAGCTACCCATGACCAGCCGCGACGAGTGATGACCTCACGGGGCGTGCGAGGCACGTCGCGTGGAGGAATGCCTCCGCACCACCCCCGATTCCCTCGGATGCGCCCTCTTGGCGGTATCCGGGCGGTACGCGCGCACCCCTTGCCGTGTTCAATTGCCGGTACTGCCAGGCGCACGGACGGCCCCACCCGTCAGGAGGCACTGTGATCGCCGTTCCCGAACCCGGACTCACCGAACGCGAAGTGATCGAGCGGGCCGTGGAGATGCGGGCCACGCTGCTCGAACGGCAGCCGGAGACCGAGCGGTTGACGCACTATCCGAAGGACACCCACGACGACTTCCTGCGCGCCGGGTTCTACCGGGCGCTGCAACCACGCCGGTACGGCGGATACGAGTTCGGCCTGTCCACCTTCTATCGCGTCATCACCGAGATCGCCCGCGGCTGCCCCTCCACCGGCTGGGCCCTGTCCCTCACCGCCGCCCATGTCCTCCAGGTCGCCACCCTCTTCGACGAGAAGGCGCAGGACGAGATCTTCGGAGCCGACGGAGACTTCCGCGCCCCCTCCACCGTCGTACCGGTCGGCGTCGCCCAGCCCGACGGCGACGGTCATGTCGTACTCGACGGGACCTGGCCGTACGCGTCGGGCGCCCCCTACGCCACGCACTATGTCGGCCAGACCCTGCGCGCCCCCGAGAAGCCCGGCGACCCGCCGGGGCCGTTCGTCCTGTTCGTCGCGCCCCGCGCCATCTGGACGGTGGTCGACGACTGGCACGGGGTCCTCGGCCTGCGCGGCAGCGGATCCAACAGCATCCGCATCGACCAGGGGCGCGTCCCCGCGTACTTCACCCAGGAGGTGAGCCTGCTCGACCTGCCCGTCGAAGGCGGCACACCGGGCTCGAAGCTGCACGGCAACGCCCTGTACGCGGGGCGCGCGCCCAGCTTCTTCCACGGGGAGCTGGCCGCCATCATCATCGGCATCGCCTACGCCGCCGCGGACGAGTACGCCCGGATCGTCGCCGAACGCCCACTGATCGCCGACCCGAGCCGCACCCGCGCCGAACTCCACGACTACCAGCGGCACTTGGGCGAGGCACTGGGCGCGATCCGCACGGCCGAGGCGGCGCTCCAGCACAACGCCGAGGACTGGATGGAGGTCTGCCGCCGCAATGTCTCGGGCGAGGCCCCCTTCAGCACCGCCGAGGACAACCGGCTCGCGCTCGTCTTCCTCACCGCCGGACGCATGGCCTGGGATGTGCTGCAAGGCATCCTCTTCCGCACGGCGGGCTCCCGCTACGCGCGCGACGGCGAACGGATGCAGCGCTACTTCCGGGACGCGGCCACGTACTGGACCCATGTCGGCCCCACCATGGCCGAGCCGCTCCACCGGCGCGTCGGCTGCGACCGCCTCGGCCTGCCGTCGGACGGCATCCCGCTGCTGCCCTGAGGTGAACCTGCCCCGCCCGACGGGCGCGGCCCGCCACCTGGCGAACGGTGCCGCTGTCACCAGCGTGACAATGACCCCATGAAATGGATCTCCGGCCTGGCCGGCGGGCTGCTCCTGGCGTTGGTTCTCGTCAGTGTTCTGCGCACCCTGGTGGTGCCCCGAGGGCTCTACTCCTCGCTGGTGACCCGGTGGTGGCGCTCGCTGCGCTTCGTGCTGCGCATGGCCGCGCCCGGCGGCAGCTACGACGCGCACGACCGCGCGCAGACCTGGCTGGCCCCGCTCATGCTCGTCGGCATGCTCACGAGCTGGCTGGGCGGGGCGCTGCTCGGCTTCGGGCTGCTGCTGCACTCCCTGTCCACGCTGTCCTGGACCAACTCCGTCAGGGAGGCGGGTTCCAGCCTGTTCACGCTCGGCTTCGCCAGCGGCGACCGGCTGCACCTGTCCGTCGTGGACTTCGTGGCGGCCGCCACCGGACCCGTGGTGATCGCCCTGCAGATCGCGTATCTGCCCACGCTGTACGGCGCCTACAACCGCCGCGAAGTGGAAGTGACCCTGCTCCAGTCGCGCGCGGGGGAACCCGCCTGGGGCCCGGAGATCCTCGCCCGGCAGTGGCTGGTCGACACCGAGACCGCGCTGCCCGAGCTGTACCGCGGCTGGGAACGGCTCGCCGCGGAGATCGGTGAGAGCCACTCGACGTACCCGATCCTGCTCTCGTTCCGATCGCCGCAGCCGTACCGCAGCTGGATCGTCGGCCTTGTCGCCGTCATGGACGCGGCCGCCATGCAGCTGGCGCTCGCACCGCGCGGCGCCCCGCCCGAGGCGCGCCTGATGCTGCGCGCCGGCTTCACCGCGCTGCGCGACATCGCCCACGCGCTGCGCATGCCCTTCGAAACGGACCCCAGCCCCGACGCGCCGATCCAGCTGTCCTTCCTGGAGTTCGACGCGGCCGTCGCGATGGTGGAGACGGCGGGCTTCCCCACCCAGCGGACCGCCGAGCAGGCATGGCCGCACTTCCACGGCTGGCGGGTCAACTACGAAGCGATCTCTTACGCGTTGTGCCGTCGCGTCGACGCGGTCCCCGCCCTGTGGACCGGTCCGCGGGACTTCGCCACCAGCCCGATCCCTCCCCGGCGGCCGATGGACCGGCGCCCGGGCGCCGAAGGTCGTCCGGAACTACCCCCCTCCGACGGGTAGTCCGGCGCGTCCTGGCGGGAAGATCCCTCGGAGGGTCCGATACGGAGGGGTGGGGTTCCCTTGAAAGTCGTCCTGCTGGGCACGGCCGCCGGTGGCGGCTTCCCTCAGTGGAACTGCGCCTGCGCGCTGTGCGCGGCCGCCCGCGACGGGAAACTGCCCGCGCGGACACAGGAGTGCGTCGCCGTCAGCGGCAACTGCCGCGACTGGTGGCTGCTCAACGCCTCACCCGACATCCGTACGCAGCTGACCACCACGCCCGCGCTCGCACCCGGGCCGGGCCCCAGGGACACGCCGGTACGCGGCGTGCTCCTGACGGACGCCGAGGCCGACCACGTCATGGGGCTGACCGTCCTGCGCGGCGGCGCGGGCCTCAAGCTCTACGCCGCGCCTCCCGTCCTCGCCACATTGGCCCCGCTGCGCGCGATGCTCGACCGCTACGCCCCGTGGGCGTGGGCGGACAGCCTGACCGAGGGCGGGTTCGTGCTGGCCGGCGGTCTGGTGGTGAGCGCTCACCCGGTCGGTTCCAAGGCCCCGAAGTACGTCGCCGGACCCGTCGCGGACGCCGGCTGGGTGACGGCGTACCGGATCGAGGACCTGGCCAGCGGGGGAGTGCTCGTCTACGCGCCCTGCCTGGGCGGTTGGACACCCGTGCTGGACGAACTGCTGGCCACGGCGACCTGCGCGCTGCTCGACGGCACCTTCTACGCGGCCGGCGAGATGGGCGCGGCGGTGCGGGCGCCCGCCGGGCAGGCCGCCATGGGACATCTGCCCGTCTCGGGAGCGCGCGGCAGCCTGGCCGCCCTGGCCCGCCATCCAGGGCCGCGCCGCATCTACACCCACCTCAACAACACGAACCCGCTGCTCGACCCGGCCTCGGACGCCTCTGCGCGGGTGACCGGGACCGGAGTCGAAGTCCTGCCGGACGGTGCGGAGTTCGTGGTCTAGCGGACACCGCACGGGACTTTCACAACACTCCCTGGCCGTTCAGCACGCGCTCCAGGGCGGCGCGTTGCAGGGGGAGCACCTCGGCGTGCAGGGCGCGCCCCTTCTCGGTGAGCGCGACCCAGACTCCGCGTCGGTCCTCCTGGCAGACGGTGCGCTCCACCAGGCCGTCCTTCTCCAGCCGGCCGATGAGGCGGGACAAGGCGCTCTGGCTCAGGTGGACCCGGCCCGCGATGTTCTGCACCCGGCACTGCTCGCCGGGCTCCGCGGCCGTGCCCGACGCGAGGATGTCCAGGACCTCGAAGTCACTGGCTCCGAGGCCGTGGGGATGCAGCGCGCGGTCGATCTCGCACATCGTGCGCGCGTGCACCGAGAGGATCTCCCGCCACTGGTCTTCGAGGGGGGAGCCGGGCGTCTTCGCTGCCATAACTGAACGGTAACAGAGATCCGGCCAGTCATTGCGCGTGCAACTAGTGCAGTTGCATCCAGTCTGCCCCCGCCGCGGCGGGGCCCTGCCGCCCGCCCCCCTCCGTGCGGCCGCTCTACTCGGCGGAGGGATCCTGGGTGAGCCCGATCAGGTTCCCGTCCGCGTCCTTGACAAAGGCGATCAGCTTGCCGCCGCCCACGTCCTGGACGTCCTGCAGCGACTCGGCCCCGGCGTCGAGCAGGGCCGCGAGGGTCGCCCTGATGTCGGCGACGTGCCAGTAGGGGACGGGCCCGGTCATGCCCTTGGCGTGACCGTTGGGGTCGAGGCCGACGTCCTGGCCCGCGTCCTTGAAGCCGACGTAGTACGGCTCGTCCGCGTACGGCTCAACCCCCAGCAGTGCGCTGAACAGCGCCTTTCCCTGTGCGAGGTCCTTGACGGGGTAGATGATGGTCTTCAGGCCGGCGGTCATGGCGACTCCTCCGTGGTGCTGGTCAGTGCCTGCGAATGGCTTCTCGCTCCGACGTGTATCCCGTCGGTGCTTCAACGCTAGGACGGGGGAGCACCGCATGGCTTCTCGAATCCTGACCGGTCGGGAATCCTGAATCGGGCGGGAATCCTGACCGGTCGAGGGGTACGGCCGGCCTGTCGCGGACCTGCCGGTCAGCCGCTCACCGGGTCCACCGCGTTGCGCCAGACCTTGATGTCCACCGTGATGTAGTCCGTCGTGTCCGGCGAGGGCGCCGTGCCGCGGAAGGTGATGAGGCCGACGTGGCCGGTTCCACTGACCACGCACAGCCGGTCGCCGACAGCGAGGTCTCTCACCCACAGGTACTTCTCGCTGCCGGTCTGTGCGAGGCAGGAATCAAGTGTCCCGGCGGCACGGGGCGCCAAGCGGGTCAGCTGGCTCTGGCTGGTGGATCCGGGAGCCACGACGGCGCCGGAGGAGTACACGGCGTAGGTGAAGTCCTCGTCGCTCGTGCCGGTGTCGGCCTTGGGCCCTGGGGGCCTGTCGCCCAGATACAGGTCGTGGCTGGCGGTCATGCGAATGCCGGTATAGGTCTCCGTCGCCGGCTGGGCCGCCGCCGTCGCGGTCGGCTTGCGGGCGGCGGCCGACGTCTGGGACGTGGCCGGTTCGTCGGAGGCGGGCGGGGCGGTGCGGGTCGCGGACGCGGACGGGTCCGCCTTCTTCGGCTTCGCCTTCTTCGACGGCGATGCGGAGGGATCACCCGAGCCGGTCGGCTGCTGTTCGGTCGCCGATCTGGAAGCCTGTCCGGCCTGGCCGCTCGCGCCGTCCGCCGGCTCCTCGGGGCTCAGGACGCCGGACAGGAACAGGGCGCCGGTCACCGCGGCCACGGTCAGGACGACCGCCCCGCCCGTGACCAGCCCCCGCCGCTTGGTACGGCGCCGCGGCGCGGGCCCCAGGAGGACGGGACCGGTGGGCGCGGAGTACGGCACGCCCCCGCCGGGCGTCACAGGACCGGGAGCCGCCATTCCGGCGTACGCGCCGCCGGGGACGCCGCCGACGCCGGGCGCCGAGGGAAAGGGAGTGACCGGGGGACCGAACTCACCGCTGGTGACGCCCGGTGCCGGGGACTCGGCTCGCTGTCCCAAGGCGCCCTGCCGGGGGATGCGCAGGGCCATCGTGTCCACCGGGGACGGCTGCTCCTGCGCTTGGGGCTGGGGCTGGGGCTGGCCCTGGGTCTGTGGCTGCGGCTCGCGCACCGCGTGCTGTGCGAGCTGCCCCGCCACCGACGCAGGCAGCCAGCTCTCCACGCGGCGCAGGCCCCGCTCCGGGTCGGCGGCCGCGCACAGGCGTATGACGTCGGCCGGGGACGGCCGCAGCGCCGGGTCCTTGTGCAGGCACCCGGCCACCAACTCCGCCAGGTAGTCGGGGAGTTCGCCGAGCCGAGGCTCCTCGTGCACGATGCGGTACAACACCCCGTGCGAGGGCCCGTCGCCGAAGGCGCCCGCGCCCGTCGCGGCGAAGGCGGCGATCTGGCCGAGCGCGAACACATCGGTCGCGCCGGTGATCTCCCCGCCGAGTGCCTGCTCGGGCGCCATGAAGGCGGGCGTCCCGATGGCGGAACCGCTGCGGGTCAAGGCGGTGGCGTCCGCCGCGCGCGCCACCCCGAAATCGATGACGCGGGGCCCGTCGAAAGCGAGCAGCACATTCGACGGCTTCAGGTCGCGGTGCACGACCCCGGCGCGGTGGATGTCCTGGAGTGCCTCGGCCACCCCCGCCGTGAGCAGCAGCACCGTGTCCCTGGGCAGCGGCCCGTGCTCCTTGACGGCATCCGCGAGGGAGGGGCCGGGGATATAGGCGGTGGCGAGCCAGGGCATGGGCCCTTCGGTGTCGCTGTCGAGGACGGGCACCGTGCACACGCCCTGCACCCGGCGGGCGTTGGCGACCTCCTGCCGGAACCGGTCGCGGAAGTCGGGGTCGTCGGCGAGCTCGGGGCGGATCACCTTCACGGCGACGGCCCTGCCGCCGGGTGTGTGGGACAGGTAGACGCACCCCATGCCCCCGGCGCCGAGCCGTGCCAGCAGGCGGTATTCCCCTGCGGTGCGCGGATCGTCGTCCTCAAGCGGCTGGAACATCCCCGCACCCGTCTGCACGTTCCCGACTCCCGTAGCGCTCTGCTGTCACTCACACATCAGCTGTCACTCACACAACTGATCCGAACAGTATCGGTGTTCGAGCGAGCGCGGCGACGGACGTCCTCCTGCCGGCGACGTACGTCCGCCCCGCGGCGGGGCAGCCGCGGGGCAAGGACGTCAGATGTGGCGTGAGATGTGGCGTGAGATGTGCCGTGAGATGTGCCGTGAGACGTGATCGAAGGGCCTCAGGTGGACTCGCGTCGCACC containing:
- a CDS encoding MarR family winged helix-turn-helix transcriptional regulator, producing MAAKTPGSPLEDQWREILSVHARTMCEIDRALHPHGLGASDFEVLDILASGTAAEPGEQCRVQNIAGRVHLSQSALSRLIGRLEKDGLVERTVCQEDRRGVWVALTEKGRALHAEVLPLQRAALERVLNGQGVL
- a CDS encoding VOC family protein, with product MTAGLKTIIYPVKDLAQGKALFSALLGVEPYADEPYYVGFKDAGQDVGLDPNGHAKGMTGPVPYWHVADIRATLAALLDAGAESLQDVQDVGGGKLIAFVKDADGNLIGLTQDPSAE
- a CDS encoding serine/threonine-protein kinase — translated: MFQPLEDDDPRTAGEYRLLARLGAGGMGCVYLSHTPGGRAVAVKVIRPELADDPDFRDRFRQEVANARRVQGVCTVPVLDSDTEGPMPWLATAYIPGPSLADAVKEHGPLPRDTVLLLTAGVAEALQDIHRAGVVHRDLKPSNVLLAFDGPRVIDFGVARAADATALTRSGSAIGTPAFMAPEQALGGEITGATDVFALGQIAAFAATGAGAFGDGPSHGVLYRIVHEEPRLGELPDYLAELVAGCLHKDPALRPSPADVIRLCAAADPERGLRRVESWLPASVAGQLAQHAVREPQPQTQGQPQPQPQAQEQPSPVDTMALRIPRQGALGQRAESPAPGVTSGEFGPPVTPFPSAPGVGGVPGGAYAGMAAPGPVTPGGGVPYSAPTGPVLLGPAPRRRTKRRGLVTGGAVVLTVAAVTGALFLSGVLSPEEPADGASGQAGQASRSATEQQPTGSGDPSASPSKKAKPKKADPSASATRTAPPASDEPATSQTSAAARKPTATAAAQPATETYTGIRMTASHDLYLGDRPPGPKADTGTSDEDFTYAVYSSGAVVAPGSTSQSQLTRLAPRAAGTLDSCLAQTGSEKYLWVRDLAVGDRLCVVSGTGHVGLITFRGTAPSPDTTDYITVDIKVWRNAVDPVSG